The segment GGCTCTAACCACGTTGTCAACGATGGTGATGGAAGCACTTTTAGAGGTGCGTGAGAGGGGGTTTAGATCGATCGCTATCACGACCTTTCCCATCTTCACGAGAGCTTCGGTGCGATCACCATCCTCTAGAGGGACAAGGACGGCATCGGCCTTTAAGATACCATCAGGATCTACCCTCCTCCGTTCACTACTTAACTCCGGTATCGTTACCGATGCTCTACTACCAACACCCAAAACATCATCGGCCCCGGCTTCTTTCAAAATCTTCTGAATCATGACCTCTCTTTCAAGTGTGCGATGGAAAAGATTTACTTCGATCTTCCCATTTATAATTCTGGCCAACTTCACCACTCCTTCAGCCACCAACGCAGCTACATTACCATTCACCGAAATTACTGGATACTTCGCAAGTAAAAGGGTAGCTGCGGCTACCCTGATCGCATCGAGGGCTGGGGGTATCGTCTTCTCACCGAGTATGTAATCGAAGGCTTCTCCACGCCCATGTGCGATCAATCCTTCGGGCACGACCACACCGATCTTAAAATATTTGACCAACCTTTCACGGATCTTTAAAGATTCTGCCCTCGGATGGCCCTCTGGAACGTACGATTCGTTCATAGGAGTCTAGCACCCTCATGATCGATCTTCGTTACGATCACTCTACCATTCGCATCCAAGTACTTATGAAATATCTTTAGTAAATCCTTTACATCATTATTCACGATCGAAAAGACCCCTTCACCAAACATCATCATACCACAAGTGAAACCTCTACTATCCGCATCTTGTAACACACGCCTTACTTTATCTGTCACCATATCTACATGGTCGGTAAATTTTCGAGAGAGTTTAAGAAAGTTTTCGATCGATTGGTGTGCTAAGAATTCATGAAGGAGTCGACCGCCCATTCCGTTGATCTTCGCTCGATATATAGGATCACTTAGAATCTTTTTTGTGGAAATCGAGCCAAAATTGAGGCATACGACGGAGTAATCACCATTTACAGATATCTTTCTTAACTCTCCAATACCTGGAGCGCCTGGCTTCAACCTTGCTTCCAATCCACCGTACAACTCTGCAATTACAGTACCCAAACCAGTCTTACACTTTACTTCAACTATGTGTGCGATCTGCGCAGCTTCGACCTTCGATAACCCTAAACCTAAAGCTTCATTCAAAGCAAGAGCGAGGCTCAGACCACCAGCGCCACTCGAGCCGAAACCCCCTCCAATCGGTACATCAATCCTATGATCTACAATTATTCGATAATTCTCTTTAACGAATTTTAAGAATGACCGTAACACCTGCTCCGATACACATGCCGATTTTACTGGATATCCATTGATTCTTATCTCATAAGAAGGTTTATGGTAATTCTCAATACTTACTCTTGTAGTAACACCTTGAGTGATGCTGAAGCCAGCACCTTTAGACCCCATATATAATGGATCTTTATGCTCATCATGAATTTCGAAGAATCCGGTTATATGCGCTGGCGAGAAGGCCTCAACTCTCATCATAAAGTTTATAGAATTAACACTTTATTAAAATATTCTATGAAAAATTAATAGTTCTATAAAGAAAAATAATCAAGTTTAAAGTTACTTTAAAGTTACTCTTTAATACCTTCTAATGTCGATACGGCAGACCAGAGGGTGACACGTGTAAATGAAGGCATATTTGGATCCTGAGCGATTTCATCGAGCATGCTAATAGCATTCGCTGCACGAACGGCGGGGCTCAACTTTTCATCCTGTAATACCATAATAGACTCTTTAACGATCTTTCTAATATTTCTCGGTACATTAACATTATCCGTAATAGTTTGAAGGGTGCTAATGGCGCGCGCAAGTTTTTCTAAATTTTCCTTCCGCTTCTTTGAAGACAATCTCGATACACCTCTTCTCCAATAACATAATCATCAACATTACCAATTTTAAAATTTTTCCAAAACTCGAGATATTATAGTAACAAAGAGTCGCATAATGTAAAGTGTTCGAATAGTAAGTTGAATATTGCATCGATACCAAAAAGCTTTAAGTTAAATGTGACCTTTTATTTTAGAGGATCGGTTTGAAGAAGAGCGGTTATGTCATTCTACCTTTACATTACGGCCATGCACCACAATGGCTCATTTCACGTATGAAACGTTTGGCCGATGAAATCATGCGAATAATAAATGAAGAATATGGGCCGAATGAGATTCTTCTACGCATTTCAGATCCATATTGGTTTCAGGCCTTTGGTTGTGTACTCGGTTTTGATTGGCATTCTTCAGGCTTGACTACCGTGGTGACTGGGGTATTAAGAGATGTGTTAAACTTTGAAAGACATGGTGTGATGATGGCTGGTGGTAAAGGCCGTGCTTCTAAGAATACTCCAAATGAGATCGATAAGATCGGTGAAGTTCTTGGGCTCACTACAGATAAGATAGAGCGATTGAAGTATGCGAGTAGAATGTGTGCCAAAGTCGATACAGCCGCTATACAGGCGGGCTATCCGATCTATCACCACGCATTCTTCATATCTGAGACTGGAGACTGGGCTGTGGTTCAACAGGGGTTGTGTGAAGCTGATAAGACAGCGAGGAGGTACCATTGGCATTCGAAGAATGTCGATAACTTTGTCGTCGAACCTCACGATGCAATCGTAGGCGATTGTGTAAGGCCTAGAGTTTTAAATATGACCGCTAGAGAGGCTGAAGATAATCGTAAGTTATGTGTAGATCTGGTAAGAGGGAATCCGCATAATCTCATATCATCTATTAGAAGGCTGAGTGCCGGTAGATCGAGCCTCGATCGATGGCTAAATAGCAGTGAATCCTTTCTATCTGAAGAATACGAGGCTTTCATGATGCCTAGAAATCTCAACTGGGATCTATTTAAAAGATTGTACGATTACCAACCGACCGATTACGAAGAGTTCATCGCATTTAGAGGCGTGGGTCCAGCGACTGTAAGGGCTCTAGCCTTAGTATCTGAATTGATCTATGGAAAGAAGGCGAGTTGGCGTGATCCAGTAAAATTCAGCTTCGCCCACGGTGGTAAGGATGGTGTTCCATTTCCCGTAAATAGGAAGATTATGGATGAAAGTATTAGGTTTCTTAAAGATCTGATAGATTCTTCGGAGATAAAGAGAGAAGAGAAGATTTCTGCCTTTAAAAGGCTCAACCTCTTGGTAGAACGATGGGCTTTACAATGAATTCGACCATGCAACTACGGAAGATCGTCCTCGATATCTTTTAGATTGTTTCGTGTTCAGTTTTAAGAAGCTTAGCAGCATCGGCTTATAGATGCTATTGTGAGTGATTCAAAGGTTCTTAGAAGATTCTAATTTTTCTTATCCTTAATTATTTTGGCATCGACATAACGCTCCATGTTTTGTAATAACACTATACGTGAAGCTCTATCCTCATCAATGATCTTAAAGTTAGATAAGAGGGAGGTGAACCTCTTACTATATTCATAGACTTCGTTAAAGCTGAGCATATGATTATGGTCAAGGCGCTGTATGGATGAACCTATATGCATATATGACTTTACCTCTAAAAAGTGAGGATTGCCAGCTTCTATGAGTTTTGAGAACTTAAGGATGCAATCTTCATCGGTATTGTAACCTCTAATCAAAGTCAATCGAATCACGGTACGGGTATCGATCTCTCGAATTACATTCAAACTTTCAAGAAACCTTTCCCAACAATCCTTATACTTAGGTAGATGGATCTTTATGAACTGCCTCTTATCTGAAGCATTCATCGATAGATAAAGTTGTGTCGGTAAAGAATTCTCTTTTTGTAACCTTCGAAGCATACTTGGTTCCTGTCCATTCGTAACTAAAAATATCGATTTTGTCTGCCTTGATCGATGCAGGTATTGAATGAGTTCGGGCAATTTTGGATAGATGGTAGGTTCACCAGAAAGCGAAATCGCGTAGTGAGTGGGTACAAGCGCCTCTTTCAACTTCATTTTATTCACAGATTCATCACCACCAAAGCCTGAAAGCAATCTTAACCTCTCTTTCATCAAACCATCGATAAGTTCCTTCGGCTCCAAAACCATATCTTCATTGACCTCTTCCATCTTGAAGAAGTTGATCGGGCGCCAACAGAAGATGCAGTTGTGTTGGCACCATACCGCCATAGGTGTAAATTGCATACAACGATGAGTATCTATACCATAAAATTTACCCTTGTAACACTCTCCTCTATCCTTTATAGAGTCTTTTGTCCATTTACAGATCTCCACAGCACCATGCTTATAAATACCATAGTGTGCTCTCCTTAACCTCTCTTCAATTTCAGGCTCTAGAGTTATTAATCTTGATAACATGGCAGCGTTTTACTCCCTACTCCATATTCGCCAAAATCCGATTTAAAATCAGACCTTCACCATTTATCAATCTTTCTTCCTCATACTTCATTCTACTTTCATAATTTCATCATGTTTCAGCTTTAAAGACTTATTACCGACCTTTGTAAAGATAAAGTAGATTTGAACGGTGCAGCATCGATAAAGGGCACCCTTTTGGAGGATGCTGTAGCGAACCTCTTTCGCAATTGGGGTTTTGATACGGAGGTTAGATGTAGACTTAAGGATAGATTCGATGTATCACATGAGATCGATGTATTGGCATCGAAGACTGAAGTCTTCGGTACCATCAAGATCGCTATTGAATGTAAAAACGTCAAATCACCCATCGATATCAAGGAGTTAAGAAACTTTCATGATAAACTCCGATCATTGGGGCTGACGAAAGGTATATTCGTCTCTACGGGAGGGTTCACATCCGAGGCCAAATCACATGCGAAAGCTCTAGGGATCGAATTATGGGACCTAGAAACTCTACAACGCAAACTCGAAGAGGTCAGGATTCAAGGCGATAAAGTTGATAACGCATTAGAAATCAAAATTTCAAAGCATGAGATAAGTAATCTTCAACACCTTTTAAATCCTAAGGAGCTTCATTTGGCAGAGTTAAAGTTAGAATTTTATCCGTACTACTTTGTGAGTTATGACTGTTTCTCACAACATAAATTGAGTGGGAATATAGTGAATATAGAGAGTAGGGGTATCGTGGTGATCGATGCCATATTTTCAAATATCGTCGATTCGATCGCCGAAGGTGTGCAACCATTCCTACCGAGGGGTATAGGGATCGCCGATCTTTCAAAGTTGGAGCCCAGATCGTTAAGTGTGACAGATCTAAAGAAAGAGTACGATTTTGATCATGTGATCATCGATCGGCCTAAACTTACACCATTCGATGCTAGAAGGTTGGCCCAACGAGAACTTGTTAAAAACCTACGTTTTGAATATAAGCATGCTAGAGGGGTTAAGGTATTGACACCATTAGTAAAAGATACCCAAATCTTAGATTGTAGGATCATCAATATCCCGATGATTTCAGCATCATTTAGAGCCAAAGAAAGGATCTATCGAAGGATCGTTCAAGGAGCTAGTAAAAAAGAGGTGCTGGATGAATCGAAATTTTGTTCGATCTGTAAACTCCCATCTATGGCAGTCTGTGAAGGTTGTGGAAGTATCGTCTGCAGAAAGCATTGGAGGCGTTGTGAATCATGTGGTAAGAACCTTTGTAGCGAGTGTGTGATTCTAAAGGGTTTGATCCTTAAGAAATATTATTGTAAAACTTGCAAAAACCCTTAATATCTGCGCAACTTTTCCATAAAATATGCAATCTTTTACTTATTTCATCGGTATTAGCCAATTAATAATTATTTCAAAACCTT is part of the Nitrososphaerales archaeon genome and harbors:
- a CDS encoding UPF0147 family protein, producing MSSKKRKENLEKLARAISTLQTITDNVNVPRNIRKIVKESIMVLQDEKLSPAVRAANAISMLDEIAQDPNMPSFTRVTLWSAVSTLEGIKE
- a CDS encoding DUF763 domain-containing protein, with amino-acid sequence MKKSGYVILPLHYGHAPQWLISRMKRLADEIMRIINEEYGPNEILLRISDPYWFQAFGCVLGFDWHSSGLTTVVTGVLRDVLNFERHGVMMAGGKGRASKNTPNEIDKIGEVLGLTTDKIERLKYASRMCAKVDTAAIQAGYPIYHHAFFISETGDWAVVQQGLCEADKTARRYHWHSKNVDNFVVEPHDAIVGDCVRPRVLNMTAREAEDNRKLCVDLVRGNPHNLISSIRRLSAGRSSLDRWLNSSESFLSEEYEAFMMPRNLNWDLFKRLYDYQPTDYEEFIAFRGVGPATVRALALVSELIYGKKASWRDPVKFSFAHGGKDGVPFPVNRKIMDESIRFLKDLIDSSEIKREEKISAFKRLNLLVERWALQ
- a CDS encoding restriction endonuclease yields the protein MNGAASIKGTLLEDAVANLFRNWGFDTEVRCRLKDRFDVSHEIDVLASKTEVFGTIKIAIECKNVKSPIDIKELRNFHDKLRSLGLTKGIFVSTGGFTSEAKSHAKALGIELWDLETLQRKLEEVRIQGDKVDNALEIKISKHEISNLQHLLNPKELHLAELKLEFYPYYFVSYDCFSQHKLSGNIVNIESRGIVVIDAIFSNIVDSIAEGVQPFLPRGIGIADLSKLEPRSLSVTDLKKEYDFDHVIIDRPKLTPFDARRLAQRELVKNLRFEYKHARGVKVLTPLVKDTQILDCRIINIPMISASFRAKERIYRRIVQGASKKEVLDESKFCSICKLPSMAVCEGCGSIVCRKHWRRCESCGKNLCSECVILKGLILKKYYCKTCKNP
- a CDS encoding phosphopantothenate/pantothenate synthetase, translating into MNESYVPEGHPRAESLKIRERLVKYFKIGVVVPEGLIAHGRGEAFDYILGEKTIPPALDAIRVAAATLLLAKYPVISVNGNVAALVAEGVVKLARIINGKIEVNLFHRTLEREVMIQKILKEAGADDVLGVGSRASVTIPELSSERRRVDPDGILKADAVLVPLEDGDRTEALVKMGKVVIAIDLNPLSRTSKSASITIVDNVVRAIPKLVEEASKLRSESRENLQRIVEGFDNRKNLSLCVEIIIQYLSKFYERDTSQR
- the twy1 gene encoding 4-demethylwyosine synthase TYW1, which encodes MLSRLITLEPEIEERLRRAHYGIYKHGAVEICKWTKDSIKDRGECYKGKFYGIDTHRCMQFTPMAVWCQHNCIFCWRPINFFKMEEVNEDMVLEPKELIDGLMKERLRLLSGFGGDESVNKMKLKEALVPTHYAISLSGEPTIYPKLPELIQYLHRSRQTKSIFLVTNGQEPSMLRRLQKENSLPTQLYLSMNASDKRQFIKIHLPKYKDCWERFLESLNVIREIDTRTVIRLTLIRGYNTDEDCILKFSKLIEAGNPHFLEVKSYMHIGSSIQRLDHNHMLSFNEVYEYSKRFTSLLSNFKIIDEDRASRIVLLQNMERYVDAKIIKDKKN